The nucleotide sequence TTTTACAAAGGATTGGCTTGGTTTACTTCTTTGCCAGCTTGATGTACCTTTATCTATCCCGAAAGCAATTGCTCATCAGCGGTACAGCTATATTGGTGTTTTATTGGGTTTGCATGAGTTTTATTCCCGTACCGGGGATTGGTGCGGCCAATTTAGAGCCCGGAACTAGTTTAGCTGCTTGGATAGACCAGCAAATCCTTACGGGACATATGTGGTCCCAAACGAAGACTTGGGATCCTGAAGGACTGTTTTCCACCTTGCCTGCTATAGTAACCTGTCTTTTGGGCATCATGGCTGGAAAGACCCTGACCCGGTCTAGGGAGCACCAGAAAAGAATGAAAAGCTGGCTTTTCTGGGCTTTTGGCTGTTCGGTTGTAGGCTATTTATGGTCTTTTATTTTTCCCATTAACAAGTCTTTATGGACCAGTACCTTTGTGCTTTATACAGCAGGTTGGGCTTTTTTGGCCTTGGCATTTTGTTATTGGCTGCTGGATATCAAAGGCTGGAAAAGCTGGTCGACACCATTTGTGATATATGGAATGAATGCCATTACGGTATTTTTTCTTTCTGGTCTTATAGCCAAACTTTTCGCTTATACCAAGGTGGATTATCAAGGGGAATTGGTCAGTTTAAAATTCTTTTTGCAAGAAATGCTTTTCAATGGCTGGCTTTCCCCCAAGAATGCTTCTTTGGGTGGGGCGTTATTGATGATGCTGATTTTGTATATTCCGGCCTATTGGATGTGGAAAAAGAATATAATTATCAAAGTGTAGGTGATTTGATCTATTAAAGGTAATGATTCCCTTTTCCGGTAGATTGGTTGATAATTTTTTGCCTTATATTTTTTTTGCAAACATTGGTTTCTAAGCCAAAATCAGTGCATTGGGAAAGGTATTTATTCAAAAAAATGATTTTATTTCAAAAAATACCTACATTTGCTTTCTATGGAGAATAAAAGAAATCAGCAAACACTACTACAAAAAAGGATGAGCGTCCTTTTGGTGGCATTGTGCTGCTTTCTGATTTCCAATTCCCATTTGTTTATGCCTGCACAAGATCAGCAGTCCTGTGAGGTGAAAGTTCAGCTGCCAACTGATTCTGATCAGGATGATCAGGAGCACCAGACTTTTCTGGATGTAGCTTCGGATGCAGTTGTGGTGCCTTTTGTTTCCATGTTGGCACAAAGCACCATGTATTTGATTTATGAAATTGTAGGTTTCGAAGAACAAGAATTCGTGCCTCAGGCC is from Echinicola marina and encodes:
- a CDS encoding acyltransferase family protein, producing METNRVLALDVFRGITIFAMILVNNPGSWSAVYPPLLHAKWHGCTPTDLIFPFFLFIVGVAIELSLGAQLKKGVEKKAIIRKAVFRSLKLIGLGLLLTAIPYFDLANLRFPGVLQRIGLVYFFASLMYLYLSRKQLLISGTAILVFYWVCMSFIPVPGIGAANLEPGTSLAAWIDQQILTGHMWSQTKTWDPEGLFSTLPAIVTCLLGIMAGKTLTRSREHQKRMKSWLFWAFGCSVVGYLWSFIFPINKSLWTSTFVLYTAGWAFLALAFCYWLLDIKGWKSWSTPFVIYGMNAITVFFLSGLIAKLFAYTKVDYQGELVSLKFFLQEMLFNGWLSPKNASLGGALLMMLILYIPAYWMWKKNIIIKV